A region of Clarias gariepinus isolate MV-2021 ecotype Netherlands chromosome 25, CGAR_prim_01v2, whole genome shotgun sequence DNA encodes the following proteins:
- the p2ry12 gene encoding P2Y purinoceptor 12 produces the protein MEPTDGFSMILGNFRNQTNSSDQYCPRNNILKTTVFPILYSLLFLLGFILNCLAAWVFFSIPSRSHFIIYLKNIVVADILMTLSFPFKILSDSNMASVGLRVFVCRVSSVVFYFTMYISILFFGFISIDRCKKTLYPFTGTSPRRLTNRKLLSALIWVSLLVLSLPNMILTNKTPKSDQFSCSSLKTELGLKWHEVVNHICQVIFWVNLIAVVVCYILITKELFNSFARTSVLNTAAQSNQRKRRVRLNVFLVLAVFFICFVPFHFARVPYTLSQTRELDFDCRQKLIFFLVKESTLWLSALNSLLDPLIYFFLCNSFRDSLFKILRLSPGRCGALQYTTDAAADSGTKENRSTQL, from the coding sequence ATGGAGCCCACAGACGGATTTTCAATGATCTTGGGGAATTTCAGGAACCAGACTAATTCCTCAGATCAATACTGTCCTCGTAATAACATTCTCAAGACAACAGTGTTCCCGATCCTGTATTCTCTGCTCTTCCTGCTCGGATTCATTCTCAACTGTCTAGCAGCATGGGTGTTTTTCAGCATCCCCAGTCGCTCACACTTTATCATTTACCTAAAGAACATTGTGGTAGCTGATATCCTCATGactctttctttcccttttaaGATCCTGTCTGACTCAAACATGGCCTCGGTTGGTCTCCGTGTCTTTGTATGCCGCGTTTCGTCTGTGGTTTTCTACTTTACCATGTACATCAGCATCCTATTCTTTGGTTTTATCAGCATTGACCGCTGTAAAAAGACTCTTTACCCTTTCACTGGGACCAGTCCCAGAAGGCTGACCAACAGGAAGCTTCTTTCAGCTCTTATCTGGGTGTCCCTGCTGGTGCTTTCCCTTCCCAACATGATTCTCACCAACAAGACACCTAAATCGGACCAATTTAGCTGCAGTAGCCTGAAGACTGAGCTTGGCTTAAAGTGGCATGAAGTGGTCAACCACATCTGCCAGGTGATCTTCTGGGTTAATCTGATTGCAGTTGTGGTATGTTACATACTCATCACCAAAGAGCTCTTCAACTCATTTGCACGGACTAGCGTTCTCAACACGGCAGCTCAGAGCAATCAGAGGAAAAGAAGAGTTAGACTTAACGTGTTCCTGGTTCTTGCAGTGTTCTTCATATGCTTTGTGCCATTTCACTTTGCCCGTGTGCCTTATACACTGAGCCAGACTAGGGAATTAGATTTTGACTGCCGTCAGAAACTTATCTTCTTCCTGGTGAAAGAGAGCACACTCTGGCTGTCGGCTCTGAACTCTCTTCTAGACCCACTCATCTACTTCTTCCTCTGCAATTCCTTCAGAGACTCACTTTTCAAAATCTTAAGACTCTCGCCTGGGAGGTGTGGTGCATTGCAGTATACTACAGATGCTGCTGCAGATAGCGGCACTAAAGAAAACCGCTCAACACAATTGTAg
- the LOC128512825 gene encoding P2Y purinoceptor 14-like, producing MASYVNDDPDWNCGNNITAWKIALPCLYFIIFPPALLLNLVVAWICLHLKSDSTFMVYLKHLVAADLLMTLTLPIRGASKLSNASDWLNAFTCQFSSPVFYLAMNMCVILMGLISLDRYLKIVRSGGTLLCKNLLFSNVLSFTFWIALIGTNTIPIIITSNQDHTNKTGEFCMNMKSELGITWHTGVVYMGETIFLISCILIVFCYICIAKTVLESYQRAPSNSGNMRKSNVKLRVFLILIVFFICYVPYYCVRIPYTIIQVKRNSTCSKLKIAEDFLLWISALNVCLNPLIYFFLCKAFRQMFWKTFNFKRLFPSFGKKQ from the coding sequence ATGGCCTCATATGTCAATGATGATCCGGATTGGAATTGTGGAAATAATATAACGGCATGGAAAATAGCACTTCCCTGTCTCTATTTCATAATTTTCCCTCCTGCTCTTTTGCTAAACCTTGTAGTGGCTTGGATATGTTTACACCTCAAGTCTGATTCTACTTTCATGGTGTACCTGAAGCACTTGGTGGCAGCCGACCTCCTCATGACCTTGACTTTACCTATCCGAGGTGCCAGCAAGCTCTCAAATGCCTCCGATTGGCTAAACGCTTTCACCTGCCAATTCTCAAGCCCCGTCTTCTACCTGGCCATGAACATGTGTGTAATATTGATGGGACTCATCAGCCTGGACCGCTACTTAAAGATTGTGAGATCTGGAGGAACTCTTCTATGTAAGAACCTGTTATTTAGTAATGTCTTATCATTCACTTTCTGGATTGCGTTAATCGGTACTAATACGATCCCGATTATTATAACATCGAATCAAGACCACACAAATAAGACTGGAGAGTTCTGCATGAACATGAAAAGCGAACTAGGAATTACTTGGCACACAGGAGTCGTCTATATGGGggaaacaatttttttgataagctgcattttaattgtgttttgttatatttgcaTTGCTAAGACAGTTTTGGAGTCGTATCAAAGAGCTCCCAGCAATAGCGGAAACATGCGGAAAAGTAATGTAAAGCTTCGggtttttcttattcttatcGTGTTTTTTATCTGCTACGTACCGTACTACTGCGTCCGAATACCTTACACTATCATACAGGTTAAAAGAAATAGCACATGTTCCAAGCTTAAAATTGCTGAAGACTTTTTGCTCTGGATCTCAGCTCTAAATGTATGCCTAAACCCtctgatctacttttttctCTGTAAGGCTTTCAGGCAAATGTTTTGGAAgacatttaactttaaaagactttttccatcctttggaaaaaaacaatga